The Clostridiales bacterium FE2011 sequence CCGCTTCGCCCGATTTATGTGCGTCAGTGTCTTTGCGGACAAAGGCGCAGCGCAATCGGAGGATGTGGTTCGGTTTTTCAGCAACTCTCCGCCGCAGCGGATAATTCTGAATTATGAATTTTGAATTGGAAACTGCCACTTGTTTACTATTGACTTAGAGCTAGCTCTAAGGTCTATCATATCCTTACACCAGAAATTTTTCTCCCCTGACACATTAGGAAGGAGGATCTTTATATGAAATACCGCACCATGGGTAAACTCGGCATCAAATCCTCTGCCTTCGGCCTGGGCTGCATGCGTTTCAATGGCGCCGCCTCCGGAGACAGCGTCATTGACGAACAGAAAGCCGTCTCCCTGATTCGCCGGGCCATCGACGGCGGCGTCACCTACATCGACACCGCCTATGTCTATCTGGACAAAACATCCGAAATTGTCCTGGGTAAAGCCCTGCAGGACGGTTACCGAGACAAGGTCACCATCGCTACCAAAGTCCCGCCGGATGCGGTCAACAGCCGTGCGGATATGGAAGCCATCCTGGCGGAAGAGCTGAAAAAGCTGCAGACAGACCATATCGACTTCTACCTCATGCATGCCATGAACAAGCAGAAGTGGGAGCATATGAAAGCCATCGGCGCGCCTCAGTTCTTTGATGATATGAAAAAGGAAGGAAAGATCCGCTACAAGTGCTTCTCCTTCCACGGCCCCTACGAGGAATTCGAGTATATCCTCAATGACTGGGACTGGGATATGTGCCAGATTCAGTATAACTTCATGGACATCAACAATCAGGCCGGCACCAAAGGCCTGGAGCTTGCCGGAAGCAAGGGCATCCCGGTAGTCATCATGGAAGGCCTCCTCGGCGGCCGTCTGGCCAATGCACCGGACAACGTGCAGGCGCTCTACGATGCCTTCCCGGTAAAACGTTCTCCCGTGGAATGGGCTTTCCGCTGGCTCTGCAACCATCCGGAAGTATCCGTAGTCCTGTCCGGCTGCAACGAA is a genomic window containing:
- a CDS encoding aldo/keto reductase, which translates into the protein MKYRTMGKLGIKSSAFGLGCMRFNGAASGDSVIDEQKAVSLIRRAIDGGVTYIDTAYVYLDKTSEIVLGKALQDGYRDKVTIATKVPPDAVNSRADMEAILAEELKKLQTDHIDFYLMHAMNKQKWEHMKAIGAPQFFDDMKKEGKIRYKCFSFHGPYEEFEYILNDWDWDMCQIQYNFMDINNQAGTKGLELAGSKGIPVVIMEGLLGGRLANAPDNVQALYDAFPVKRSPVEWAFRWLCNHPEVSVVLSGCNEAEQIDENLRIFDTVDTGIMSEEELKLMDDVRAAYISRTKIGCTGCRYCMPCPNGVNIPGLFSVWNNVSLYGIDPKEDWGFRMIMKNDAGADKCLACGACEAACPQHLNIIDSLSTAWSELNP